Within the Emticicia oligotrophica DSM 17448 genome, the region CAAATCCTAAACTTATTAATTGCTCTGTAATTCCATAAGCTGCTTTCTCTCCAGTTCTACCTCCACCAAAGTTTTTTTCTCCAATATGAATCTTTCCGTTTAAAAACGTCCCATTTGTCAATACTACGGCTTTAGCTTTAACCTCAAGTCCCATTCCTGTACGCACCCCCACTACCCTATTATCCTTGATAATTAATCCTTCTATCATTTCTTGCCAAAAGTCTACGTTCGGGATTTTTTCCAACGTATCTCTCCATTCTTGGGCAAATAACATTCTATCACTTTGGCATCGTGGACTCCACATAGCCGGACCTTTCGAACGATTAAGCATTCTAAATTGAATCATGGTTTTATCACTTATGATTCCTGATTGTCCGCCTAAAGCATCTATTTCACGAACTATTTGTCCTTTTGCTACACCGCCCATTGCTGGATTACATGACATTTGTGCTATCGTGTGCATATTCATTGTAACCAATAAAACAGACGAACCCATATTTGCGGCAGCGGCAGCAGCTTCGCAACCTGCATGCCCAGCACCTACTACAATTACATCGTACTCTTTAAACATTGTTATTTATTTATGTTTCCACGTGAAACGTTTTTGTGTTTGTATTTTTGCGTGTTTCACGTGGAACGTGAAAATTTTATAGTGATATTTGGATAAAAAACTTCCGAATATATGTTAAGAAATTTTATTAAAATATATAATGTGTGAAATGTGATTTAACTATCATATAATAAAAAAACAGAAATTGGAACTGAATATAAATAGAAACAAAAAAGGGACGCATTTGGTGCGTCCCTGCAAATTTAGTAATAAAAATCTTTACTTGATTTTTCTAAAATAATTATCAGTTTGTTTCTTGTAGAATGGAGTATAATTAGGCGGAACTGTGCGAATTAATTCTACTTGTTTTTGTTTTTCCTGCATAAACTTTTCCATAGAAGGAGGAGATTGACGATTGAATTGTTGTGCTGTCTTAGATTGACGCGTAGGGTCTTCCTCTTGCTGTTGAATCGCTTTCTCTGCTTCTAAAAGACGAGTCTGAATATCTCGAGAACGTTTGATTAAATCAGGGTTTACTCGCTTGTTAACTAAATCAGTTTCATTTTCGTCCATTCTCTTTTCAATATCTTTCAGTTCATTGCCGAGTTTTTTTCCAATATCAGTACCTTTTAATTCATTTTGAAGTTGTTGAATTCTTCTTCTCAATTCTGCTTGTTCTTGGGCAAGTTTGGCGGCTTGCTCAGACATCTCTCTTCCAGACATTCCTCCCTTGGAAAGTCTATCCATTCCTTTGTTGATTTGCTCTTGTTTTTCACCCATTGGCATTGGCATACTACCTTTCTTTCCTTTGCTCTTTCCACTTCCAGGCATAGCATTTGCCATCATTTGTTGCATTTGACTAAAAGTATCACTTAACATTAATGCAAGATTATTAATGGAGGTCATTGAAAACTGTTGTTTGGCAGAAGCAATATTTAATTTACGTTCTTTGATAAACTTTACACTTTCATCCATGGAGTTTCGCATAGATGTTACCTCCTTTGTCACGAAAGATTGAATTTGAAGAACACGTTTTGCTAATGAATAAAGACTATCTTCAATCATTTTGGCATCATCTTGAATCTTTAATTGTTCTTGAGAAAGTTTAATAAATCGAGGGTCTGAGACATTTAGACTTCTAAAATCCTTCATAATCTTTTCTTGGTCGAAAGATAATTTAACTAAATTCTCAAGAATAGCCCTCAAGGCATCTATATCTTCGTCCATTTCCTTCATTTCTTGAGACTTCATAGATTCTTTCATTTTTTGAGCCATCTTCTTCATTTTTTGAGAGGCTTTCTTTTGGCTTTTTGAAGCAGCATTATTTTGATTTTCTTCAAGTTGCTTTTCGGAATTTTGTTGGTCATCTGAAATTTCATCTTGCTCATCCTTTTGCTCATCAAAATCTTTTTTCAATTCTTTGCTAAGCTCCTCAATATCTTTCATTTGTTCTTTTTTATCATCGAACTCTTTTGAAAGCTTTTCTTGCTCTTTTTTCAATTCGTCATTTTTTGATTCTTTCTGTTGTTGATTTTGTTCTTTATCATTCTTTTGAGTTTCATCCGAAAGTTTATCTTGTTTCTCAGCTAACTTTTCAAGTTCATTAGCTGTCTTTTCAATTTTCTGTTGCATTTGAAGCTGCTTAAAAAGTTTTAGCGTACGGTCAATGTCTTTATCCATATTACGCTCTTGGTTTTTGAGTTTTTCAAGTTGTTCAACAGTTTTTTCATCAAGACCTTTTTCCAACATTTTTTTCAACTCCTCATACATTTTGCTAGTATCCTCATTCATAATTTCTTCCATGAGTTTTTTGAGTTGGTTCATTTTCTTTTCGAGCTCCGGAGATTGTTGCTGAAAACGGTTTGTTTTTTCCTGCATTTGCTGAAATTGTTCTTGCATTGCTTTCATTTCAGCCATTAACTCATCACGCTTTTTGAGCAGGTCTTCTAGTTGCTTTTTTTCTTGAAAATCTAAGTCTTTTTTACTCTTTAGTTTATTTTCAAGGTTGTTCAATTCATTTTTTAGTTTCTTTGATTTCTCGCTAAGCTTTTCAAGCATATTTTCGGTCTTTTCAGAGGCTTTCTTTATCTCGGCGTCATAATTCTTCGAAGAAGGTAAAGCAAACGTTAAAACAGGCGTTTTTGTGCTTTTAGAACCATTCACTCCATCATTATCCCAAACCTGTAAAAAGTATTCTACCTTTTCACCTGGATTAAGTTTAAGTTCAATTAGTGGGAACTGATAATAGAAACTTTGGGAAATCTGAGTTTTATTAAATGGAACATCAAGAGAAACAAATGCTTGATTCTGATTTGAGGTTGTTTCGCGGATAGGACGATAAAAAAGTTTGAATTTCGATAAACCATAGTCATCGTTAATATTTCCACCTAAGACAATATAATTGAATAAGGTAGTGTCTTTAACTTGTTCGAGCTGAATTTGTGGAAATTTATCGGGAATAACGTTGATATAAAAGTCAATATTTTCACGATTGGCACTAAACTGATTTTTTAACTGGATTTTGTAAGGGGAAGAATTTTTCATTCGCCTAACGTAAGAAAAATTATCACCAAAGCCATCTTTAGATAAATGTTTGGGTTCATTTTCAAACAAAAGATAAAGAGAGTCAGTATTACTAGCTTTGAAATTCCACTCAACTGTCGTTCCTTCTGGTACAACAAGGTTTCCAACATTATCAAAACTCTCATTTGATTTATTGAGATAAGAAGGATAATTTAAAGAAACATCAAAAGAAAGTAGATTTGGGCGACTGATGAGTTCTAATTCAAATTCATTTGATTTGAATCCTGATGCTAGAAAATGAAAATCTAATGCATCTTGAACCTTTGAAAAGGTAAAATTATAATTCTTACCATCCACAGAATTCATTTTAAACTTTCGGTCATTAGCAACTAAATAAACAGCTTCAGGAATGGCATTGCCGATAAGTGATAGATTTAAAGTAAAATCTTCATTTTTGACAGCCTTAAGTTCGGGGTTGGTAATTTTAAATTTAAAAGGTGCTTCTTCTGCGAAATCTTTCTGAAAATAAACAATACGCTCTGTACTGCTCTTAAAAAACTTAGGAGAAACAGCCGCTATTAGCATAATTAATGCTAAAGGAGGGAGCACATATTTTAGGTACTTTTTGTTTTCATCGATTTTGATAGCATCGGCAAACTTAACAAACTTAAGTTCATGTGTTTTCTGAGCAATACTAGCTTGTAAAAGCGAATTATCGGAGTCGGAAATTTGTGCCAATTGAAGTGTATTTAATAGCCTATCTCCTATTTCAGGAAAAAACTTGCCAATTTCTTGAGCGGCTTTTTCATAAGAAAGCGGTTCATGAAAATGAAATAAATACAAAAAAGGCTTAATCACCCATGCAAAAAGTGAATAAATTACTAAGGCAAGAAAACTAAAAAACAAGGTTGCTCTGATTGTTGAATTGAATCTACCAAAATATTCAACGGTATTAAGCAACAGAAATGTGGATAAAACCAAAGCAAGTGTGAATAACGAACCTTTAATAAGAAGGTTTTTATAATACTTTCTTTTGTAATCGTCTATTTTTTCAAAAATAGTTTTTACAGATGGAGACATGGTATGAATGGTTTAAAGAAAATTCTATTGTAAAACTAATTCAATCGGACAGTGGTCAGACATCAATTGGTCTGGGTGAATAGCAGCACTAATAAGTTTTTCTTTGAGGTTTTCAGTAACAAAATGATAATCAATACGCCAACCTAAATTTTTTTGCTTTGCTCCTGCTCTATAAGACCACCAAGTATAATGATGAGGTTCTTGGTTAAAGTGCCTAAAAGTATCAACGAATCCAGTATCAAGAAATTTGCCAACCCACTCGCGTTCTTCAGGTAAAAAGCCTGATGAATTTGCGTTACTCTTGGGATTATGGATATCTATCTCCCGATGACAGATATTTACATCTCCACAGATAACTAAATTTGATAACTCTTGACGAAGATTATTTACATAAACCAGAAAGTCTTCTAGGAAGTGCATTTTAACTGTCTGCCTTTCATCTCCAGAAGAACCAGAAGGAAAATACATACTTAAAATTGAAAAGTCTTCAAAATCAGCCCTTAACATACGTCCTTCGTTATCAACCAAAGGATTTCCATTGCCATACTGAATGTGTTTAGGTTTTGTTTTTGAAAGTAATGCTACTCCACTATATCCACGCTTTTGTGCTGGATACCAAAAACAGTGATAGTCTAATTCTTCAAAAAACGGACTTACAAGCTCCGTTTCAGAAAGTTTAATTTCTTGTAGGCATAAAATATCAGGATTACTAATTTTGAGCCAGTTGAGAAGGCCTTTATTAATAGCAGAACGAATTCCATTTACATTATAAGAGATAATTTTCATAATTTGGTATGAGTGCTAATTGATTAAATAAATAATTAAATATGAAGCCCAACTTCCCTTTTAAAATATTCAATAACAAAATGTTTGAGTAAAACCTCTTGCGAAAGCATATCTAGGCTTGGTAAAGGTTTAATTAGCTTCCAATGGGGCCAACCTTCTTTATCTACGCCTTCAAGCTCGTAGTATCCACCAAAACTTAGTACCTTACAAATAGCAATATGCATGAGGTCTTGTTTTTGTTCTTTTGTAAAAACTTTTTTACCTTGTCCAAGCTCTTGAACGCCGATAAGAAATAAAACACCATTTAAATCTGTAGGTTTTTTACCTAAATTATTTTTCAAAAAAAGTAATAAAGTTTGCCAGTTTTCTTTTAATAAAATGTCTTCTTGTGTCATAAAATATTATTTATATACAAACTTAAACAAACAACATGAAATGGTTTAAGCATTTTTTAGATATAATCTATCCAAGAAGCTGCGAAGCATGTGGAGAAGCCCTTTTAGGTGGAGAAAATTTGATTTGTACAAATTGTATGGTAGAACTACCACGAACAAATTCACACATTTTACAAATTGAAAATATATCCAAGAGATTTTGGGGTAAAATTCCAGTTGATAATGCAATAACCTTTTTAAACTTTTCGAAAAAAGGTAGAGTTCAAAAATTATTGCATGAGCTTAAATACCGCAATAAACCAGAAATTGGGAAATACTTAGGTAAGCTTTATGGGGTAGATTTGAAAGCAACAGAATTTAATAAAAAAGTAGATTTAATAATTGGTGTTCCTCTCCATCCTAGCAAATTTGAACAAAGGGGATATAATCAAGCTGATTGCATTGCTGAAGGGCTTTCAGAAGCCCTAGATTTACCGTTTAGAACAGATTTGGTGAAAAGATTAACAAATACTTCAACTCAGACTAAAAAGAGTCGTATCGAAAGATTTTATAATGTAGATAGAATTTTTGAAGTTTTAGCAAAAGAAGAAATTAAAGGAAAAAGAATTGCGATTGTTGATGATGTATTAACTACAGGAGCAACAATAGAATCTTTAGGAATGATATTGCTTGAAGCAGAAGCAAAGAGCATTTCTGTAATAACAATTGCAGCAGCGGCATAACACAAAAAAGTCCCAGTTTTTTAAACTGGGACTTTTTTTGTGTTTATAAGAAGAATTTCAAGATTATATTTTACGTTTTCCTTTAGGTCCAATGGCAATCATAGCACAACGGAAACCAATAGTAGCAGTAGAAGAATCTTGGTCTAATGCACGGCGTGTACCTGGAGATAACCAATAAGCTACATCATTCCATGAACCACCTTTATAAACTCTCAAGTGGTTATCAATCAATGAATTATAACCTTTTTTATCGTAAAGCTTTTCTTCATCAAGATAGTCATTACGACGGATTGGGTTTAAATCATTAACGTCTTGGAAAGAGTTTGGACGGTAAAGGTCATATACCCACTCATTAACATTTCCAGCCATATTATAAAGACCAAAGTCATTTGGTGGGAACTCATAAACTTCAAGGGTAATAGTACCTTTATCATTTTGATGACCTGCAATACCTGCATAGTCACCACGGCCACGCTTGAAGTTGGCAAGCATCGTACCTTTTGTTTTTCCTTTGCTTTTACGTAGAGAAGAACCATCCCATGGGTAAATACGTTGGTTTGATTGGTTTTCGTCCATGTATTGCGTACCAATCAACGCTTTTGCTGCATATTCCCACTCTGCTTCAGTTGGGAGGCGGTAAGCTGGTAAAACATTACCTGATTCAATTGCTAAACGACCACCTGTTTTGGCAGAAGGGGCTTCTGCAACTGGAGCTTTTTTAGCAGATTTCTTACCAAAACCAATCTTTGTTTTAGATTTTGTTTTGTCACCAAAACGTGAGGCCATTTCACCATTAACTGCATCAGTTCTCCACTTGCAATAATCAGATGCTTGAACCCAAGAAACCCCAACAACTGGATACATTCGGAAACCTGGATATCTAAGGTATTGTTCAGTGAATTGGTCATTGAATGAAAGCTTGCTTAGCCATACTGTTGTATCAGGAAGAGCAGATTCATAAAATTCTTGAGAAGAATCTTTTTGAATGGCATTTAGGTATTCTAACCAGTGTAGATTAGTAATTTCAGTTTCATCCATATAAAAAGACGAAACTGTAACAGTTCTTTCAAGGTTATCACGAGAAAAAGTAACATCTTCCTCCACAGTACCCATAGTAAAACGCCCACCTTCGATATAAACAAGGTTTGGACCTGCTGGTTGACCCTTGAAATCCTTTACCTGCAAACCTATAGGTTCTTTACCTTTCTTACTTTTCTTGTTGTATGCAATACCGGTTGCAGTACTTTTGCGTCCAGGATTAATACTTGAAGCTTTCTTTTTGCTCGAACAACCACTGAGCATTAGCGAAAGAGCTAAAGCAACCGCAGTCGAACTAAAAAGTAGTTTTTTCATTTTCGGAATGATTTTTGTTAAATAAATACGTTTTGCAAAAATAGGTAATTCAATATATATTTCAGTAGAAATCTGAAAATCAATTACTTGAGAAATTAAGATTAAATGACCATTCCACGCAATAAATTGTCTAATTCGTCAATTGACTGAACTTTTTCAACAGTAAGAATAAGTTTAGACTTGATTTCTTTGAGCGAACATTGCTTTGGATTATTCTTGATGTAATCAAGAATTCTGCCAAACTTATCTGTCTGAAAATATTCGGTTCGCTCTTGAGAAACGAAGTAGCCTTTAGCGATATTGTTTTTTAAAGTTAATTTTTCAAATCCGATTTGCTCGGCTTTCCATCTGATACGAGCAATTTTGAATAAATTTTCAACTTCTTCAGGCATCGGACCAAAACGGTCAATCATAGACTTATGAAACTCTTGGAGTTCATCTTCTTTCTCAATGTTATCTAATTGGTTATAGAGAGAAAGTCTTTCAGAAATATTCCCAACGTAAGTTTCAGGAATGATAATCTGTAAATCAGTTTCGATTAGGCAGTCAGGAAGTTTCAAATCTAAAGGAGTACCTAACTCTTTCATGAATAAATCTTTGAACTCGTTTTCCTTTAGCTCTTGTACTGCTTCATCAAGAATTTTATGATAAGTTTCGTAGCCTAAGTCATTAATGAAACCACTTTGTTCGGCACCAAGTAGATTCCCTGCTCCTCTAATGTCAAGGTCTCGCATTGAAA harbors:
- a CDS encoding DUF4175 family protein; its protein translation is MSPSVKTIFEKIDDYKRKYYKNLLIKGSLFTLALVLSTFLLLNTVEYFGRFNSTIRATLFFSFLALVIYSLFAWVIKPFLYLFHFHEPLSYEKAAQEIGKFFPEIGDRLLNTLQLAQISDSDNSLLQASIAQKTHELKFVKFADAIKIDENKKYLKYVLPPLALIMLIAAVSPKFFKSSTERIVYFQKDFAEEAPFKFKITNPELKAVKNEDFTLNLSLIGNAIPEAVYLVANDRKFKMNSVDGKNYNFTFSKVQDALDFHFLASGFKSNEFELELISRPNLLSFDVSLNYPSYLNKSNESFDNVGNLVVPEGTTVEWNFKASNTDSLYLLFENEPKHLSKDGFGDNFSYVRRMKNSSPYKIQLKNQFSANRENIDFYINVIPDKFPQIQLEQVKDTTLFNYIVLGGNINDDYGLSKFKLFYRPIRETTSNQNQAFVSLDVPFNKTQISQSFYYQFPLIELKLNPGEKVEYFLQVWDNDGVNGSKSTKTPVLTFALPSSKNYDAEIKKASEKTENMLEKLSEKSKKLKNELNNLENKLKSKKDLDFQEKKQLEDLLKKRDELMAEMKAMQEQFQQMQEKTNRFQQQSPELEKKMNQLKKLMEEIMNEDTSKMYEELKKMLEKGLDEKTVEQLEKLKNQERNMDKDIDRTLKLFKQLQMQQKIEKTANELEKLAEKQDKLSDETQKNDKEQNQQQKESKNDELKKEQEKLSKEFDDKKEQMKDIEELSKELKKDFDEQKDEQDEISDDQQNSEKQLEENQNNAASKSQKKASQKMKKMAQKMKESMKSQEMKEMDEDIDALRAILENLVKLSFDQEKIMKDFRSLNVSDPRFIKLSQEQLKIQDDAKMIEDSLYSLAKRVLQIQSFVTKEVTSMRNSMDESVKFIKERKLNIASAKQQFSMTSINNLALMLSDTFSQMQQMMANAMPGSGKSKGKKGSMPMPMGEKQEQINKGMDRLSKGGMSGREMSEQAAKLAQEQAELRRRIQQLQNELKGTDIGKKLGNELKDIEKRMDENETDLVNKRVNPDLIKRSRDIQTRLLEAEKAIQQQEEDPTRQSKTAQQFNRQSPPSMEKFMQEKQKQVELIRTVPPNYTPFYKKQTDNYFRKIK
- a CDS encoding exodeoxyribonuclease III, translating into MKIISYNVNGIRSAINKGLLNWLKISNPDILCLQEIKLSETELVSPFFEELDYHCFWYPAQKRGYSGVALLSKTKPKHIQYGNGNPLVDNEGRMLRADFEDFSILSMYFPSGSSGDERQTVKMHFLEDFLVYVNNLRQELSNLVICGDVNICHREIDIHNPKSNANSSGFLPEEREWVGKFLDTGFVDTFRHFNQEPHHYTWWSYRAGAKQKNLGWRIDYHFVTENLKEKLISAAIHPDQLMSDHCPIELVLQ
- a CDS encoding ComF family protein, with the translated sequence MKWFKHFLDIIYPRSCEACGEALLGGENLICTNCMVELPRTNSHILQIENISKRFWGKIPVDNAITFLNFSKKGRVQKLLHELKYRNKPEIGKYLGKLYGVDLKATEFNKKVDLIIGVPLHPSKFEQRGYNQADCIAEGLSEALDLPFRTDLVKRLTNTSTQTKKSRIERFYNVDRIFEVLAKEEIKGKRIAIVDDVLTTGATIESLGMILLEAEAKSISVITIAAAA
- the gldJ gene encoding gliding motility lipoprotein GldJ; its protein translation is MKKLLFSSTAVALALSLMLSGCSSKKKASSINPGRKSTATGIAYNKKSKKGKEPIGLQVKDFKGQPAGPNLVYIEGGRFTMGTVEEDVTFSRDNLERTVTVSSFYMDETEITNLHWLEYLNAIQKDSSQEFYESALPDTTVWLSKLSFNDQFTEQYLRYPGFRMYPVVGVSWVQASDYCKWRTDAVNGEMASRFGDKTKSKTKIGFGKKSAKKAPVAEAPSAKTGGRLAIESGNVLPAYRLPTEAEWEYAAKALIGTQYMDENQSNQRIYPWDGSSLRKSKGKTKGTMLANFKRGRGDYAGIAGHQNDKGTITLEVYEFPPNDFGLYNMAGNVNEWVYDLYRPNSFQDVNDLNPIRRNDYLDEEKLYDKKGYNSLIDNHLRVYKGGSWNDVAYWLSPGTRRALDQDSSTATIGFRCAMIAIGPKGKRKI